The Pirellulales bacterium DNA window ACGCCTTCGTAGGTTCGAGTCCTACCTCTCCCACCATGCTTCGCTTAAGGTGGGCGTGCCGGGCGGGTGTAGCTCAATGGTAGAGCAGCAGCCTTCCAAGCTGAATACGAGGGTTCGATTCCCTTCACCCGCTCCAACCCCGCTATGGTCAAACATGAAGCACCAGCATCTCGCTGCAATTCTCGTCGTTGTCTTCGCCACGTTTGGCGCGGCCTCCGGGGCGCGGGCGGATGATGCGCTGTTCCTGCCCGTGGAGGATTCCTTCGTCATCGCGGGCATGGGCGTCGTGGCGACCGGTACTGTCGTGCGGGGTACGATCCACACCGGCGATCAGGTAGAGCTGGTTGGCACCGGCGATCCGACGCCGGCGGTCGTGCGTGATCTCCAGGTCAACTTCAGTTCAGTCGCGGAGGCTGGCGCGGGCACCGAGGTATCCGTCATCCTCGGTCGCGTCGAACAGGACCAGGTGCAGCGGGGCCGGGTGATCGGCGCGCCTGGGGTCCTGAAGGCGCACGCCAAGATAACCGCGGATGTCACCTTGCTGGCGGCCGGTGGCCGGGCACGGCCTGCGGATGACGGCTATCGGCCACTGCTCAAGATCTGGACACAATCCGTGCCCGGGACCTTCGATCTTGGCGGCGGCCAGATCGATCTTGGCGCCACGGGGCGCGTGTCGATTACCCTCGAGGAGGCGACCGTGGCGCAGCCTGGCGACCGGTTCGACGTCACTGACGGCGGGCGCAGCGTCGGTGGCGGCGTCGTTGTGGCGACGCAGGACTAGTCCGGCCGTCAGTCACATCGCCAGGCGGAGTCCTGACAACGCCGATCCGATACTTTCAAAAGTCGTGACAATCTGGTCCGCCGACGTCAGCAGGAAGAACTTGTCGGTCGAGCTCGCGCACTGTTCGAGCATCGTGGATTTTGGATCGCGGCCGGTGTTCACCTGGACCGTGTAGAGCTCGATCCCCGCGTCCTTGATGTTCTGGCACAGCTTCTTCTGCCGCGTGTCAACCCGAGATGACGGGTTGCGCCCGTCGCCGTACCAGCGGTCCTGCGTGTTCAGGCCGTCGGTCAGGAGAATAATCACCTGCTTGTACTTG harbors:
- a CDS encoding EF-Tu/IF-2/RF-3 family GTPase, producing MKHQHLAAILVVVFATFGAASGARADDALFLPVEDSFVIAGMGVVATGTVVRGTIHTGDQVELVGTGDPTPAVVRDLQVNFSSVAEAGAGTEVSVILGRVEQDQVQRGRVIGAPGVLKAHAKITADVTLLAAGGRARPADDGYRPLLKIWTQSVPGTFDLGGGQIDLGATGRVSITLEEATVAQPGDRFDVTDGGRSVGGGVVVATQD